A section of the Streptomyces sp. Je 1-369 genome encodes:
- a CDS encoding carbohydrate ABC transporter permease, which yields MARTTRFSRRDITVLGVLLGIPVLIEAVVIWGPTLASVGLSFTSWDGIGDIEWVGGKNYESLADNYPAFWPAVRHNLLWIAFLGLVATPFGLLLAVLIDRGVRFGRFYQSVLYMPVVLSLAVVGFMAQLLLGTDQGVVNTALGNEKDPIDWLGNSDLNIWMMMLAASWRHTGYVMILYLAGLKSVDPALKEAAAIDGANTRQTFFRVVFPTLRPVNVIVGVITVIEALRAFDIVYAVNKGRNGLELLSVLITDNIIGEASRIGFGSAIAVVLLTVSLAFIVTFLVQELRGARDR from the coding sequence ATGGCCAGGACGACCCGATTCTCGCGCCGCGACATCACCGTACTCGGCGTACTCCTCGGCATTCCCGTCCTGATCGAGGCCGTCGTCATTTGGGGGCCGACGCTCGCCTCCGTCGGCCTGTCCTTCACTTCGTGGGACGGCATCGGCGACATCGAATGGGTGGGCGGAAAGAACTACGAGAGCCTCGCCGACAACTATCCGGCGTTCTGGCCCGCGGTACGCCACAACCTCCTCTGGATCGCCTTCCTCGGCCTCGTCGCCACGCCCTTCGGCCTTCTCCTCGCGGTCCTCATCGACCGCGGCGTCCGGTTCGGCCGCTTCTACCAGTCCGTGCTCTACATGCCGGTGGTGCTCTCGCTCGCGGTCGTCGGATTCATGGCGCAACTTCTCCTCGGCACCGATCAGGGCGTGGTCAACACCGCTCTCGGCAACGAGAAGGACCCGATCGACTGGCTCGGCAATTCCGACCTCAACATCTGGATGATGATGCTGGCCGCGAGCTGGCGACACACCGGCTATGTGATGATCCTCTATCTCGCCGGACTCAAGTCCGTCGATCCCGCCCTCAAGGAAGCGGCCGCGATCGACGGCGCCAACACCCGTCAGACGTTCTTCCGCGTCGTCTTCCCGACACTGCGACCCGTCAATGTCATCGTCGGAGTGATCACGGTCATCGAAGCGCTGCGCGCCTTCGACATCGTCTACGCGGTGAACAAGGGCCGCAACGGCCTGGAACTGCTCTCCGTACTCATCACCGACAACATCATCGGCGAGGCCAGCCGTATCGGATTCGGCTCGGCCATCGCGGTCGTCCTGCTCACCGTATCCCTGGCATTCATCGTGACGTTCCTGGTCCAAGAGCTACGAGGGGCGCGCGACCGATGA
- a CDS encoding ABC transporter substrate-binding protein, whose translation MSRRRLLRGAAAGAGAVTLPALLAACGEKPGGNKNEVTVGSNSSDTVPKKAFQDAFDAYEKKTGKTVEVHTTEHNEFQQNITRYLRATPDDVFMWFAGYRMQYFAEKGLLVDISDVWQDFTGFSQALKDQSTHEGKQYFVPYYYYPWAVFHRKSLFEKQGYEQAKTWDEFIALAKKMHGDGIPVAFCDKDGWPAMGTFDYINLRLNGYDFHKSLMAGDEAWTDTKVKKVFDLWRELMPYYQKGALGRTWEEAGQGLQRRKTGMAVFGMPHPGQQFPADERDDIDFFAFPEIDPAYGQDAVEAPIDGFLIAEKAKNVKAGKHLLKWLGTPAAEDVYLAGDPNNVAVNDGADTSTYSPLQKKSAELVSGAKQISQFLDRDTRPDFAQTVMIKALQDFIDDPNDVDGLVNSIERQKKDIFSQDVG comes from the coding sequence ATGTCCCGGCGCAGACTTCTGCGCGGTGCGGCGGCCGGGGCGGGAGCGGTGACGCTGCCCGCACTGCTCGCCGCCTGCGGCGAGAAGCCCGGCGGCAACAAGAACGAAGTCACCGTCGGCTCCAACTCCTCGGACACGGTACCGAAGAAGGCGTTCCAGGACGCTTTCGACGCGTACGAGAAAAAGACCGGGAAGACCGTCGAGGTCCACACCACGGAGCACAATGAATTCCAGCAGAACATCACACGCTATCTCCGCGCCACACCCGACGACGTCTTCATGTGGTTCGCCGGCTACCGCATGCAGTATTTCGCGGAGAAGGGCCTGCTGGTCGACATCAGCGACGTGTGGCAGGACTTCACTGGTTTCTCGCAGGCGCTGAAGGACCAGTCCACGCACGAGGGCAAGCAGTACTTCGTGCCGTACTACTACTATCCGTGGGCCGTCTTCCACCGCAAGAGCCTCTTCGAGAAGCAGGGTTACGAACAGGCCAAGACGTGGGACGAGTTCATCGCGCTGGCCAAGAAGATGCACGGGGACGGCATTCCGGTCGCCTTCTGCGACAAGGACGGCTGGCCCGCCATGGGCACCTTCGACTACATCAACCTGCGCTTGAACGGTTACGACTTCCACAAGAGCCTGATGGCGGGCGACGAGGCCTGGACCGACACTAAGGTCAAGAAGGTCTTCGACCTGTGGCGCGAACTCATGCCGTACTACCAGAAAGGTGCGCTCGGCCGTACCTGGGAGGAGGCCGGCCAAGGGCTCCAGCGACGCAAGACGGGCATGGCCGTCTTCGGCATGCCCCACCCCGGCCAGCAGTTCCCCGCGGACGAGCGGGACGACATCGACTTCTTCGCCTTTCCCGAGATCGACCCCGCGTACGGCCAGGACGCGGTGGAGGCGCCGATCGACGGTTTCCTGATCGCCGAGAAGGCGAAGAACGTGAAGGCGGGCAAGCACCTCCTCAAGTGGCTGGGAACACCCGCCGCCGAGGACGTCTATCTCGCCGGTGACCCGAACAACGTCGCGGTCAACGACGGCGCCGACACCTCCACGTACAGCCCGCTGCAGAAGAAATCCGCCGAACTGGTCTCGGGGGCCAAGCAGATCTCGCAGTTCCTGGACCGCGACACGCGCCCCGACTTCGCACAAACCGTCATGATCAAGGCGTTGCAGGACTTCATCGACGACCCGAACGACGTCGACGGCCTCGTCAACAGCATCGAACGGCAGAAGAAGGACATCTTCTCGCAGGACGTCGGCTGA